Below is a window of Mucilaginibacter sp. PAMC 26640 DNA.
ACAGGTTTTTGCCGGATAAGGCGATCGACTTGATGGACGAAGCTGCATCTAAACTACGTTTGGAAATGGATTCGGTGCCGGAAGCCGTTGATGAACTGGAGCGCCGCATTATGCAGCTGGAGATTGAACGCGAAGCTATTAAACGGGAGCGCGACGACCGCAAGGTTGCAGAGCTGAGCGAAGAGATAGCCAACCTATCCGCCCAGCGGGATTCACTCCGGGCGAAATGGCAGGGAGAAAAGGATATAGTGGACGGGATCAACAAAAAAGTTGAACAAATAGAAAATTATAAGCTGGAAGCCGAGCAGGCTGAACGTGCCGGTGATTACGGTAAAGTTGCTGAACTGCGCTATGGTACCATCCGCGAAGCACAGGCTGAGGTAGAAAAACTGAAAGCTGCGCTTGAGGAAAATAAGGATGACAGCCGTATGCTGAAAGAAGAGGTTACTGCCGACGATATTGCCGGTGTGGTAAGCCGCTGGACTGGTATCCCCGTAAGTAAGATGATCCAGAGCGAGCGCGAGAAATTACTGAACCTGGAAGGCGAACTGCACAAACGTGTGGCAGGGCAGGAGGAAGCCATTGAAGCAATAAGTGACGCTATCCGCCGCAGCAGAGCTGGTTTACAGGATAAGCGCAAGCCAATCGGTTCTTTTATATTTCTTGGGACTACCGGTGTTGGTAAAACCGAATTGGCTAAAGCACTGGCCGAATACCTGTTTAACGATGAGAATTCACTGGTGCGGATAGATATGAGTGAGTACCAGGAGCGTCATGCTGTGTCGAGATTGATTGGTGCGCCTCCGGGCTATGTGGGTTATGATGAGGGCGGACAGTTGACCGAAGCCGTACGCCGCAAACCTTACAGCGTTGTATTGCTGGATGAGATTGAAAAAGCACATCCGGATGTGTTTAACATTCTGCTGCAGGTATTAGATGACGGGCATCTTACGGATAATAAAGGGCGTGTGGTAAACTTTAAAAATACCATCATCATCATGACGTCTAATATCGGCTCTAACGTGATACAGGAGAATTTTCAGGTTTTAACAGATAAGAACCGTGACGAAGTGATCGCCAAGACCAAGAATGATCTTTTCAATATTCTGCGGGCAACCATCCGCCCTGAGTTTTTGAACCGGATAGATGAGATCATTATGTTTACCCCTTTGAGCAGGGACGAGATCACCGATATTGTGAAGCTGCAGTTTAAACACCTGCAAGGCACACTGGCCGAACTTGGCATTACCATCGAGGCATCGGACGAAGCATTGGACTGGTTAGCCCAATTAGGCTATGACCCGCAGTTTGGTGCCAGGCCGTTGAAACGGGTGATCCAAAAGAAGATTATGAATGAACTATCTAAGCAGATCCTGGCCGGCACAGTAGATCGTGACAGCAAGATAAAACTGGACATGTTTGATAACAACTTTGTTTTTATTAACGCTTAACGGGTGAGTGGTCAATGGCTGGATTAATAAAGTAATTTGATTTATCAATAAATCTAATTCCTAAAATAAGTTAGATCTATAAGCACAAAGGCGGTGTCGAACATTACGACACGGCCTTTACTGTTTCTACGCACCCTATTTATTACAACTTTGCTATCTGATCGTTGCTAGCCAAAAATCTTTGTAGGTGACCATATAGTACCACATCTAAACCGTATACATCCGGGCGGAACTGAATAGTACCGGTACTGTCTGTCCAGCAGGTAATGTAGGTAATATAAATAGGTAATTTACCTGGCACACCAATAGTTGTCGGATCTGGATTATCTTCGGTCATTGCTTGCGAGATCTTATCATAAGTTGAACCTTCGCCAAAAACAACCTTAGCAAACCCATCGGGGTTACCTAAGCGCACGCATCCGTGGCTTACAGCGCGCATCGATTTATCAAATGCCGCCTTGGCCGGGGTATCATGCAGGTATACACTGCTTTTGTTATTGAATAAGAATTTGATTTTACCCAAAGCGTTATCATCACCGGGGCGCTGTTTAAACTCATATTTGTCTTTCGGTGCATTAGCAAAATCTAATGTTTCAGGGTCTTCAATTTTTTTACCGTTTTCGTAAACATCGATATTTTTATTCGACAGGTAGTAAGGATCTTTAGCCGCTTCCACCATGATCTCCTTACTGGCTATGCTTTGCGGAATGTTCCATACCGGATTTACCTGTACGCTGTGAATCATGCTGTTCAACTGCGGGGTTTCGCGGTCAAAAGGGCGGTCGATTTTATCACTTTCGTCGTAATCTACCAATGATTCAGTTTTGTCGGTATTGCGGCCTTCACCAACACAAACTTTCATATCCAGGATAGATTTACCATTATCCATTACATCCAAACGGTAATCGGGGATATTAACGATAGCATATTTAGCCTGCGTTGGTTTATTTTTCCATCTCAGGCGTTCCAGGTTCACCACCAGGTAGCGGGTGGTTTCTTCTTTGCTGATGCCCGGGGCGGTAGTGCCATCTTTTAGTGCTTTTTGCAGAGAAAGATATTGTGGATCTTTCGGCTGGATGCTATCCAGAAAATGCCTCATATCCTTGATGTAAAAGATGCGCGACATGCCGGCGCTATCCGGGCGTTTGGTTGCGGTATAGTAACGCTGGTAAATCTTGCGCGGACTTAATATCCCGTATTGCAAGGCGTTTGAATAATTGATCAGCGAATTGGCAGTGGTGATCTCCAGTAAAGCAATATCACGGTAAGCCTCATCTAAATTTTTGATCGCTTTCTTATCCTTAAATTTAGCTACCAGCGCATTGATCTGGTCAGCGTTGAACATCTTCGGATCCAGACCGTGCTCCCCGGCCTTTGAAAAATACGTAGCTGTTACATCCACGTCGCCGTTAAAAATATGATCCATTACAAAAGCCGGGTCATAATCGTTTGCTTCGTAATAGGCGTTGATCAGGTTAGGATTATTTACATGGCTTTTTTCCTCTGCAAGTACTTTTTTAAATACTTCAGCAAGGCCTTCGGGTGTTGCATCTTTAAAAACCTTGTTATTCGTTTTTTTGAAAAGTGTAGCGCCAAGGTCAGACCGGCTCTTTTTTGAGCAGCTTTGGAAAACCAGCGCCAACGCAGCCATCATGAAGATGGTTAAAGCAAGTTTATTTTTTAGGATAGATTTTTTCATCTGCTAATTTAAATGGTAAATTTGGTTCAACATAGCAATAGGCATACCACAATTCCAATTTGTTGTAGGCCTTGGCCGGCTAGCTATCTATCAGCTCATATACATGAAAAAATATCTCTTACTGTTTCCGTTAATTGTGTTGGTTGCCTGCAAGCCAATGGCGCAAACATTTAAGCCTGTAAATAAAAACGCGACCAGGGAGGTTAATGATTTGCTGGCTTATCTTTATGAGATAAATGGTAAACAGATCCTTTCTGGTCAGCATAATTATAATAGCGATCTGAATGTGTTTTCGGATAGCGCCCGTAACATCACGGGCAAAAATCCGGCACTTTGGGGTACTGATTTTATCCTTTGGGGTGATAAAGATTTGGGGCAGAACATTGTTAACGAATCGATCAAAAAATCGCGTGAGGGTTACCTCGTTAGCCTGATGTGGCACCAGGGCAGGCCTACGGATGAACCGCCGTACGATTGGAAGAAGAGTGTACAAGGAAAACTTACCGCAGCCGAATGGAAAGAATTGATAACACCCCATACTGCTCTAAACAAAAAGTGGCTGGCCCAGATCGATGTGATAGCCGGATACCTGAAGCAGCTGCAGGATGCGCATGTGCCGGTGCTTTGGCGCCCATACCATGAAATGAACGGTGTTTGGTTTTGGTGGGGGAACAAAAAAGGCCCCGACGGTATCGTTAAGCTGTACAAAATGATGTACGACAGGTATACCAATTACCATCATTTAAATAACCTGATCTGGGTTTGGGGGGCAAACAGCTTGCGTGATATTCCTGAGGATGAAGCTTATCACTATAAAGACTACTACCCAGGCGCAAATTATGTAGATATTTTAGGTGCCGACGTTTATCATTTTGATTACGAACAAAACGATTACAACGAATTGCTGGCCTTGGCAGCAGGTAAGCCCATTGCACTAACCGAGAATGGCGAATTACCCAATGCCACGATCTTAAAACATCAGCCCAAGTGGCTTTGGTTCATGACCTGGACGAGCTGGCTATGGACTGATAATACCAAAGAAAGAGTTAAAGAGGTTTATGCCCTGCCCACTACGCTAAGCCATGATGATGTGAAAGCACGCCTGGCAACCAAGCCATAACCAAACTATGAGTAAACAACCCGAAGTGTGGATGCGCGGCCCCTTGCCGGGGATGGCTCCATTAGTGCAACCCGTTGCGTTCGCATTGCTGCAGGTACGAGAAGAACTTGATGTATTGATGGATGGTTTTCCGGATGATCAGCTTTTTGAAACGGTTGCGGGAATGGCATCGGTTGCATTTCATTTGCAGCATCTGACGGGTGTGCTGGACCGGCTTTTTACCTACGCCAGAAATGAAAGATTATCTGAGACCCAGCTTGAATATCTTGCAGCCGAAGGCAAAATGAATACAAAAATATACACTGCTTCGCAATTAGTCGAAAAATTTAATTTGCAGGTAGATGAAGCACTTGCTGAACTTAAGCAGGTAGAGGAGGTTACGCTTACAGATTTCAGAGGCGTTGGCAGGGCAGGGTTACCATCTACCAAAATGGGCCTTTATGTACATGCTGCGGAACATACAACCCGGCACTTTGGACAGTTGCTGGTAACTGTAAAAGTTTTACAAAGCACCGGCCTTTAATATGATTTGGAATAAACACTTCTTGGTTACCGAAACGAAGTCAAACCAACACAAGAGGGTTGCCGCATAATTCGTCAATTATTTTCAAATAATTGATTGTCGATAGTATAATATGGGTTGACATTGAATAAAGTTAAGTGGTGGTAACCTTTCTTCGCTGAACTATACCGGGACGATGTGCTCCTGATAAAATCAGTAAGATCAGCCCTTGGTTACTATCCGCGATATTTCCTTGTAATCTTTTCCACGGTAAGTTACCGTAGCATCTGTATGGTTATCCCCCGGGTCAAATAAAAAGGTATCTATGCCCAGCTCATTTGCCGCTCTGATCTCTGATTTGGGATCGTCGCCAATAACCAGCACCTCTGCAGCTCCGTAGTGATTCTCCTGCATGATCATCTCAAAAATATCCTTCTTGGTTTGGGCTGATTTTTCAGGGTCTACGATATAGATGCCTTTAAAATCTGCCTCAATGCCCAGCATTTTTACTTTACTTAATTGAAGTTTGGTAAAACCGGTTGTTACCAGGTATTTTTCTATCAGGATTTCCCGCAAATCGGTATACTCGTCGAAAGCCTTCATGGGAATTTCCACTTCAATATCGCTCAGCAATTCCATCCCCCGGGCTTTTAATTCCGGACTAAAGCCAAAATCATCTGCCACATACTGGTAGGGTCGGCGGGTGAGTTCGTGTTTTGCCTTTGTTACTATGTCGCTGTCTCCCGGCTGCAAATGTTCATCTATCAATAGAAACAAATTTGCAAATAGGTGATCGCCAATTGAGCTAACCGGGTAAATGGTATTATCGAGGTCGAGTATCAAAACGCGTTTCATGTGGGAATGTTGGTGGGGTAAATTAATAAGTTGCTTATGCTTCCTGCATTTCTGCTTCGGCAAGTTTAATGTCTGCTAATATCTTGTCTTCGGCATGGTAGCGGTACATCAGGAGCATGCCTGCGCAGACCACCGCAGAGATGCCGCCCAGGATTCACCATAGGAGCTTAAAGCCCCCATGCTGAATAACCTGGCTGCCAAATGTTGGTGCGATAACCTGCGCTGCCGACCAGGCCATGGTATAAAGCGCCGCATACTGCCCCCGATTAGTTGAAGTTGAGCGTGATACCCAAAACGAGTTCATAAAAGGCATGCTTAGCATTTCGCCAAGGGTAACGATGAGTACCACCAGGATAGCTGCAGCTGCACTTGCAGGTAAAAAATTAAGCAGCACAAAGCCAATTCCCGTAACTACAACACCGGCGGCGATGATCAGCAACGGGTGCTTTCGCCGTTCCAGGTAGTTGACCATCACCAGTTCAACGAGTGCAATGATAATACCGTTTAGCGCCAGCAGCGAACCAATAAAACGCTCGTTAAAATGCCATTCCAGCTTGTAAAACACCGGTTCCATGATGAAGAACTGAAAGAAACAAATATTAAAAGGGGTGATCAGCAGGATAAAGAGCAGGTATACTTTATCTTGGTAAGCGGATCTGTTAGTTGCTGATGCAACTTTGTTTTTCACCGGCGGGGTATACGCAGATCTTGGCATCAACTTTAACAGCATTAAAGCCGCAAAAATATTAGTACAGCCATCTACCCAAAACAATAAATGGTAATTGAATGAGGCCAGAAAGCCACCGGTAGCAGCACCCACGGCCCAGCCTAGATTCACGGCTAACCTGTGCAGTGAGTAGGAGCGGGTTTTATTTTCGGGCTTGCTGTAAAACGCAACGGCAGTAGAATTGGCCGGGCGAAAAGCTTCATTACAAAAGCTAAGTAAAAAGGTGCCGATAGCCAAAGTGATAAATGTTGTTTGGAATCCCAATACGATAAACATTAACCCGCCACTTAATAAGGTGCCTACCTGCATATCATAAAAGCCGATCTTATCAGATAGTAAACCTCCGAAATAAGCACCGATGATAGATCCAATACCAAAAAGAGCCATGATATACCCGGCCTCTGTAACCGAAAAGTGCAATTGTTTGATGCAGTAAATGGTTAGGAGTGGCACCACCATGGTGCCACTCCGGTTGATGAGCATTACGATGCTCAGGTACCAGTTGTTGCGCGATAAGCCGCTGTAGGCATTTTTGTATACGGTAATTATAGACACGAAGGAAAAGATTAAGGGTTAGCCTATAGGATAATCAAATTTAGGTTTTGTATCTAGAAATACGTTGTTTTGAGAATTATAATATTTTAAGTCATAAGCGGGCTATCTTAAAATCAGTAATTTTAAATACTAAAAAAGATCACCATGAACGTTACCGAGATTATGGCCGAACTGGAATCAAAGGGTAGCGAAAGCATCAAAAAAATCCTGCTGAAGCACGGGGTTAAAGAACCGTTCTTCGGCGTTAAGGTGGAGTATCTCAAACCGATTCAAAACAAGATCAAAAAAGATTACCAGCTAGCAAAAAACCTTTTTGCTACAGGCAATGCCGACGCTATGTACCTGGCCGGCTTAATTGCTTATGATGCTGCCATGACGCAAGCTGACCTGCAAAGCTGGGCTGAAGCAGCGGTGTCTAACAACATTAGTGAATATACTGTACCATGGGTTGCTGCCGGCAGCAGGTATGGTTTCGGGATGGCGCTGCAATGGATAGAAAGCCCTGTTGAACACATTGCAGCCACCGGATGGGCTACGCTGAGTAATACTGTTGCTTTGAAAACCGACGCAGAGTTGGACATGGAGAAGTTGCACAATTTGCTATCCCGGGTGGAGCAACAGATCCACTCCTCGGCAAACCGGGTGGTGTATACTATGAACGGATTTGTTATTGCATTGGGCTCCTATGTTGACGAATTAGCAGCGGAAGCCATTGCTGCAGCCACGCGCATAGGCACAGTTACTGTGGATGTGAGTGATACGGCCTGTAAAATACCAGTTGCGCTGGAAAACATTAACAAAGTAAGGTCGAAAAGAGGCGGTACGGCACCTAAGAAAAAGAACCTTAAATGTTAATAAACTTATTTTTAAAAAAGCACAATAAGAAACGCGAAGTAAGGTTTACAATTTCGAATTTCTGTTCCGCAGCCAATGATCTGCTAAAACCAGTGCTGCCATAGCTTCTACAATGGGCACCGCACGTGGCACTACACAAGGGTCATGCCGTCCCTTCCCGGTGATCTCGGCAGCATTGCCCTCGCTGTCTATCGTTTGCTGGTTGTGCATGATCGTAGCAACTGGTTTAAAGGCTACTTTAAACTCGATTGGCATGCCATTACTGATCCCACCCTGAATACCTCCCGAAAAATTGGTGCGGGTGGTTACATTACCAGCTGCATCTTTTAAAAAGATATCGTTGTGTTCTGATCCCAGCATTTCACTGCCGCTAAAGCCCGAACCGAATTCAAATCCATGTACAGCATTAATGCTAAGCATAGCTTTACCCAGGTCGGCATGTAGTTTGTCAAAAACCGGGTCGCCTAGGCCAACCGGGCAATTTTGTATATAGCAGCTTACTTTACCGCCCACCGTATCGCCCTGTTTGCGAATGCCATCTATAAATTCTATCATCTCTACGGCGGTAGCCGGGTCGGCACAGCGTACAATGTTTTGCTCGCGGATAGCTAAAAACTCCTGCGCGTCTTCAATAAATACATTGGGCGCATCTATTCTGCCAACGCTGCTTACATGGGCCAGTACTTCGATGCCCTGCGTTTTCAATAATAATTTGGCTAATGCACCAGCGGCAACACGCGCCGCGGTTTCGCGGGCAGACGAACGGCCGCCGCCACGGTGATCGCGGATGCCGTATTTTGATTGATAAGTGTAATCTGCATGCGACGGGCGGAACACATCCACATTATGGCCGTAATCTTTTGAACGCTGATCCTCATTCGGGATAATCATTGCTATCGGTGTACCTGTAGTTTTTCCTTCAAAAGTGCCTGAAAGAATTTTTACGGTATCAGCTTCTTTACGCTGTGTGGTGATCTTACTTTGCCCTGGTTTGCGCTTATCCAGTTCGCCCTGGATATAATCCAGATCAACCGTTAAGCCTGCCGGGCAACCATCAACGATCACGCCGATAGCCTCGCCATGCGATTCACCAAAAGTTGTTATCCTGAATATTTGCCCGAATGAGTTACCTGCCATATGGCCCCCTAACCCCCCGAAGGGGGAATGTTTGATAATGTGAAATTAATAATTGTGCTATAATCTTCGGCTCTGCTTCAAAAGGCCGGGTGGCTCGCAAAGCCCACCTTTGCCAAATCCTTCCAAAATGCCGGGTATGATTTTTCTACCACATCGGCATCTTCTATTTCCAGTTCGGGGATCAGGATAGCCAGCGGCGCAAAGGCCATCGCCATACGGTGATCATCGTAGGTATTTACAAACATGCGCTGCGGCAATTGTTTTTGGCTGCAGTCCAGTTTGTACACCTGGCCTTTTTCTGCCAGTTTCACCCCGATCTTGTCCAGCTCTGTCTGCAGGGCAAGGATACGGTCGGTTTCTTTGATCTTCAAAGTTTCCAGCCCGGTAAAGCTGGCTTCGTGGCCCAAAGCTGCACATACTACGATAACTGTTTGCGCCAGATCCGGGCATTCTTTCATGTCGAAGATTTTCCGAACAACCGGCTTTGGTTCCTTGGTTAAAAGCACACCACCATCTTTAAATTGCGATGTGATACCAAAGTTAGCCATGATCTCGGTAATTACGCTGTCGCCTTGCAGGCTGTAGGAAGTTAAGCCCGGCAGAAATAACTCGGCCTCATCACTTAGGGCCGCTATGGCGTACCAGTAGGATGCTGCGCTCCAGTCGGGTTCGATGTGTAACGATGTAGTTGCAAACTCCTGATTTAAAATCGAAATAACATTGCCCTGCCAGCTGTGCTGTATATTTGCCTGCTTCAACATCGCTAAAGTCATTTCTACATACGGTTGCGAAGTTAATTCGCCCTCTATATGTAATTCCAAACCGAAAGGCAGTTTGGCAGCAATGAGTAGTAGCGCAGTGATATACTGACTGCTGATATTACCCTTTATACTGATCTTACGAGTTTGCTGCTCAAAACTGCCTTTTAGTTTGATAGGAGGATATCCGGCCTTTTCTTCAAATTCAATATGGGCACCCAACTCGCTCAGCGCATCAACCAATATTCCAATTGGCCTTTGCTTCATCCTCTCGCTGCCTGTTAATATTACTTCTTCTTTACCAATGGCGTAATATGCTGTTAAAAACCGCATCGCCGTACCAGCTGGACCGATGTTGACGGTTTGTGGTATCTGGTTAATTACCTCGATTTCATGCTCCTCATCCTCACCAATAACCACTTTCGGACTTTCGGACTTCCGGACTTCCGACGTCCTCAAAATTCCCGCAAGAGTAACCGTATCCGCCGCATCTGAAATGTTCTCAACTTTTACTTTACCATCGCTAAGCGCTTCGATTACCAACGCACGGTTACACTCACTTTTTGACCCGGTAAGCTGTATGGTGCCATCGGCTGATTTGCCTGTTTTGGAAAGTATGATGTTATGTTTCATTTTATTAATTCGATCTCGCTTCTAAGCCTAACTATAAAAAATGTCGTCCGTAGGAGTTACAAGGAGAAATCCTACACGCTTAGCAAATTGTGTAAGATTTCTCTTTTGTGTCTCCCGCTATCCTTGCCTGGCACTATCGAATGACCGGGTTGTATAGTTTCAAACAGAACTTTAGCGTTTATTAAACGTGTGTTAACTTTTCTGCCGCCTGGCCTGCTTCACTTTTGTTCATGATCTCGGTTTGTTTACGGATCGATTCACTGTGCATCAGCTCCAGTAATTTTTCTGTAAACTCCGGGCTCAATTTTAGGGCTTTTGCGTAGCTGGTGCGTTTGTGCAGAATCTCGTCCCAGCGGTTCACCTGTAAAATAGTAATGTCGTTATCTTTTTTGTAATTACCGATCTTCTCAACTATCTGC
It encodes the following:
- a CDS encoding ATP-dependent chaperone ClpB — its product is MNFNNFTIKAQEAVQKASEIATGNQQQAIETAHLLKGLLLVDENVITYLLKKLNVNLNRLNDTLDTQIATYPKVSGSNVYLSSTVNTVLQKAQSYLKEFKDEFVSVEHLLLGVLAAGDKTSSALKDFGVNEKDLKKAITELRGDNKVTDQNAEAQYNALNKYARNLNEYAESGKLDPVIGRDEEIRRVIQILSRRTKNNPILVGEPGVGKTAIAEGIAFRIIKGDVPESLKTKTVFSLDMGALIAGAKYKGEFEERLKAVIKEVIQSDGEIILFIDEIHTLVGAGGGEGAMDAANILKPALARGELRAIGATTLNEYQKYVEKDKALERRFQKVMVDEPDTADAISILRGLKERYEAHHKVRIKDEAIIASVEMSQRYIADRFLPDKAIDLMDEAASKLRLEMDSVPEAVDELERRIMQLEIEREAIKRERDDRKVAELSEEIANLSAQRDSLRAKWQGEKDIVDGINKKVEQIENYKLEAEQAERAGDYGKVAELRYGTIREAQAEVEKLKAALEENKDDSRMLKEEVTADDIAGVVSRWTGIPVSKMIQSEREKLLNLEGELHKRVAGQEEAIEAISDAIRRSRAGLQDKRKPIGSFIFLGTTGVGKTELAKALAEYLFNDENSLVRIDMSEYQERHAVSRLIGAPPGYVGYDEGGQLTEAVRRKPYSVVLLDEIEKAHPDVFNILLQVLDDGHLTDNKGRVVNFKNTIIIMTSNIGSNVIQENFQVLTDKNRDEVIAKTKNDLFNILRATIRPEFLNRIDEIIMFTPLSRDEITDIVKLQFKHLQGTLAELGITIEASDEALDWLAQLGYDPQFGARPLKRVIQKKIMNELSKQILAGTVDRDSKIKLDMFDNNFVFINA
- a CDS encoding metal-dependent hydrolase; translation: MSKQPEVWMRGPLPGMAPLVQPVAFALLQVREELDVLMDGFPDDQLFETVAGMASVAFHLQHLTGVLDRLFTYARNERLSETQLEYLAAEGKMNTKIYTASQLVEKFNLQVDEALAELKQVEEVTLTDFRGVGRAGLPSTKMGLYVHAAEHTTRHFGQLLVTVKVLQSTGL
- a CDS encoding DNA alkylation repair protein, whose product is MNVTEIMAELESKGSESIKKILLKHGVKEPFFGVKVEYLKPIQNKIKKDYQLAKNLFATGNADAMYLAGLIAYDAAMTQADLQSWAEAAVSNNISEYTVPWVAAGSRYGFGMALQWIESPVEHIAATGWATLSNTVALKTDAELDMEKLHNLLSRVEQQIHSSANRVVYTMNGFVIALGSYVDELAAEAIAAATRIGTVTVDVSDTACKIPVALENINKVRSKRGGTAPKKKNLKC
- a CDS encoding chorismate synthase — encoded protein: MAGNSFGQIFRITTFGESHGEAIGVIVDGCPAGLTVDLDYIQGELDKRKPGQSKITTQRKEADTVKILSGTFEGKTTGTPIAMIIPNEDQRSKDYGHNVDVFRPSHADYTYQSKYGIRDHRGGGRSSARETAARVAAGALAKLLLKTQGIEVLAHVSSVGRIDAPNVFIEDAQEFLAIREQNIVRCADPATAVEMIEFIDGIRKQGDTVGGKVSCYIQNCPVGLGDPVFDKLHADLGKAMLSINAVHGFEFGSGFSGSEMLGSEHNDIFLKDAAGNVTTRTNFSGGIQGGISNGMPIEFKVAFKPVATIMHNQQTIDSEGNAAEITGKGRHDPCVVPRAVPIVEAMAALVLADHWLRNRNSKL
- a CDS encoding 3-phosphoshikimate 1-carboxyvinyltransferase; protein product: MKHNIILSKTGKSADGTIQLTGSKSECNRALVIEALSDGKVKVENISDAADTVTLAGILRTSEVRKSESPKVVIGEDEEHEIEVINQIPQTVNIGPAGTAMRFLTAYYAIGKEEVILTGSERMKQRPIGILVDALSELGAHIEFEEKAGYPPIKLKGSFEQQTRKISIKGNISSQYITALLLIAAKLPFGLELHIEGELTSQPYVEMTLAMLKQANIQHSWQGNVISILNQEFATTSLHIEPDWSAASYWYAIAALSDEAELFLPGLTSYSLQGDSVITEIMANFGITSQFKDGGVLLTKEPKPVVRKIFDMKECPDLAQTVIVVCAALGHEASFTGLETLKIKETDRILALQTELDKIGVKLAEKGQVYKLDCSQKQLPQRMFVNTYDDHRMAMAFAPLAILIPELEIEDADVVEKSYPAFWKDLAKVGFASHPAF